GACGGAGACGTTCTATAAATAAAGACACCACGCAAAAATCAAAGGTGTCTGTGTACGAATCGTATTTTTATAAGACTTCTTCGCTCCGACGATGGCGCATTTTTATGCAGAGCAGCAAAGAATTTCACGCTATGGCTGAGGCAGACTTTCTATAATATCACCATAGATATATTTGTATCTCTAGCTAGGCAGAAATATCTGCAAGATACATATAGCCATATATGTTTATTGGGAGTTGCAGTCCATGAATTTTCCATGATGACTGTACGAGTTAGTTTATGGACTTTCCCCCAAAAACCTCCCCCTAATTATCTAGCCCCATCGAGATAACAGACTATGTACGAAAGAGAGACACTGAGACGGAGAAAGAGTTAAATATTGGACACCGACTGGATGCCTCTATTGTATCTGGGTGCGGTATAGAAAATACATACGCCTCTTGTATCTATGCTCTActtttctacttttttttttgggtctcTATTGTTGCTAATTGTTTTcgtttgttgttattattgccGCTGGAAACGTTTTTAACTTATCGTGCGCGTCAGAGCTGATAAAATCCGAGTACACAAGCGTACGGGAAAgctaacaaaacaaaaaaagaaaaaaaacctaaaaattaaatttgcaaTGAGGACGAGTCATtatgtcaaaatcaaaaactttttaatttaaaattggaTTATTTTTACATAGTTTATCCTACTATCTTACAATATTATCAGTCTACTTTAAAAggcaatttattattttaattaattttatatttttatacatttctTAACTCAAACCTAAAGcttttaaacttaaacttaaTTTGTAACTGATTTTTCAATGACTGATTTTCGATCTACGACACCCACTGTGCCTTCGCTCAACCCTCTCTGGCTGCTCTGCCTCTTTCTCTTTCCCTCAATCTCTTCGTGCAACTAGGAAAGGCGACCGGCGCCACAGCCACTACCACAAGCCCCTCGAAAGCCTTCGAAATTGTTGCTTTTGATATTTGCTCAatacattatttttgtatttttctagCAAACGTCGCTTGTTGTTGCAGCTTTTTGTCTGAGTTCTTCGCTCTTTTTTATGCTCTTTCAGGGAGTATTATACTTTTATCTATGAATTTGTGACTCGCGCTAAGAAGAGAACAGAGTACGGGCGATCCTAAAAggaatacatatatttttatcaagGTCATCACCAAGTTTAGTATAAATTGGATATTTAGTAGGAAAGGTACATACAATATCTCTTATAAGCTACCTCAAAAATactaaagattttttttattaatatttataaaaaaaagggtatTATGTCGTTGGCTCTCCCCATAAGCTAGCCCCATAACCCATTcttgtttggttttgtttttgctttttgtcgTCAGTCGTCAGTCGTTGGCGCACTTGTTACGTCGCAGCTCTACGGCCGTGTTCTTCTATATTATGCGCTCATTTGTTGCGCGGCTTTTGAATCGAGCGCTACGTTAGATCGCTACCGAGCGAGACGAGACTTGGCCGAAAAGAACCGCATCGGTGGAGGAAAATAGGCAGCAGACGCGCGCGTGCGTAGAtcagaagaaaaagaagaagaagcagaagaagttccagcagcaacagctgtCTCCTGTAATTAATTCTTCACAATTTTGCGTAAATTGTTTTGATTTCTGTGGCGTGAAATCAATAAggcaaatgaaaatttattgaaCCAATAGTGCCActgtgtatgtgtttgtgaCGAATCGAAGTCGTGTGACAAAGCTTATCAGTTGCACATGATCGTGGATCGGCAGGGCTGCTCTCCCCTGCCTCTCttaatattgatttatttcgaaaagaaAAAGAGTGGCAAACCAATGgcatattttatgaaattaaattcaaacttttttctaatttcttaaattagctttcttctttctgtttttgttgccaactgttgtttttttttcgttccaTTTCCTGTCTCCCTCTTGCTTTGCGTTTTGTTTGTTGTGTAAACATTCAGATATTTGTTTGCTTGGCGCggttctttattttttctcgCTCCGAGTGTTAAGTTGCGAAATTCGCCAAAAATTTAGTTAGTTGGCTTTTAATTAAGTGGCACATGACACGTCCCATAGCTGGAAGCGGCTTCTTTATCGGCCCCCGTCACAGATATCGACTTGCggttattattataccctttatttttttccaaccaCAAGCTTATCTCGCTCGAGATTACATCAAAGGAACGCAATGGCTAGAAACAATGTAAACGGCTGGCAAACAATATCGGAATTGTAAACATTTTAGCTGAAAACTTAATTACAATTTCCACACATTATcgttgtgttgttgttgtttttgttgttgcttttggcttCTATAAATAGCCCAATGCGGTCATTGGTCCCGCTCGCACACACACCGCCCTCTCTTTCTTCCTCTCTTAAGCTTATGCTGCACAGATCAAAGAGAGTCAAGCACACAGTCGAGGGTAATTTTGTGAGCAGAGTGCTAAAACAGTAGTGGCACTCTAAAAAACTTGATTCATAAAACAAAGGCTTATCAGTGAAACGTGGAAAAATTTTGCATAGAGATGATGGACGGGTagtagaataaaataaatacggCATGTGTTGGGCGTAAAGCTGTTGCCCTTATTCCAAAACATGTGCGGGTAATTTCCCCGGGCAGATAGTTATGGTCGAAATTCCCAAGCTTTCGTAGTATAGTTTTCTGTAAtttcccaaattttttttactaacAATCACTGTTCTCATCTgccccaaaaacccaaaaaggtGCCCCCCATTTACTAGAACGTTTAGTAGTTGAgttgctttcttttctttgtaATGCTTGATATGGTTGATATGGCAAGGTCCCGATTTTTACCCCCGTTTTACTCTTTCTCCACTTGCAGAGGTGGCGCACATcgccaacagcagcaacaacaacaacaagaactaTAAAGAATCCAAGGAGTCAGATCCCAAGGATACAGGAGTTTTCGGTTGTTTTTCCAAGAAGGAGGATCACCAAGAGAATCCCGCCAAAAATAATCAGACCTCTTCAGATCCGCGAGAAGTTTTCAAATCCGGATCGTATAAAGTGCAGCAAacggagcaggagcagcagagGAACCTAGAGGCATCCCCTTCCGTTTACCGCCACCACGACGAGGAGTTTCATCCGATCAGAAAGGAGGAGGAGTTAGAGAAAACACCACCGATCTCCAAACAACCCAGACCGCGGAGCACCCAGAGATCGCAAAGCCAGCCGGCGATAGCCCAGAAACCGAACAACCAACGACGTCCAGGAACTTGCACCACCTCTGAAAACGGAACCGCAACCAGGAGCATGACCTCCATACCCGCCAACCTGTCCAGCAATAACGTTGCTGGAGCAGCAAACCTCGCCGGAGCAGCCGCTCCGCCAGAGAAGCAGCCGTGGCCCAACTCGAAGGATGATTACGAGCTGAGGGATGTCATTGGCGTGGGAGCCACAGCCGTGGTACACGGGGCCTACTGCATTCCCCGGAACGAGAAGTGCGCCATCAAGCGCATCAACCTGGAGAAGTGGAACACCTCCATGGACGAGCTGCTCAAGGAAATCCAGGCCATGTCCTCGTGCAACCACGAGAATGTGGTGACCTATCACACGTCGTTCGTGGTGAGAGAGGAACTCTGGCTGGTCCTGAGGCTCCTGGAGGGCGGATCGCTGCTGGACATCATCAAACACAAGATGCGCACGGCCAACTGCAAGCAGGGAGTCTTCGACGAGGCCACCATAGCCACTGTCCTCAAGGAGGTCCTCAAGGGCCTGGAGTACTTCCATTCGAATGGGCAGATCCACCGCGACATCAAGGCGGGAAACATTCTGATCGGCGATGATGGCACCATCCAGATTGCCGACTTCGGAGTCAGTGCTTGGCTTGCCACTGGACGGGATCTGTCGCGTCAGAAGGTGCGTCACACCTTCGTGGGCACACCGTGCTGGATGGCACCGGAGGTGATGGAACAGGATCATGGCTACGATTTCAAGGCGGACATTTGGTCGTTCGGCATAACAGCCATAGAAATGGCAACTGGAACAGCACCCTACCACAAGTACCCGCCCATGAAGGTGCTCATGCTCACGCTCCAGAACGATCCGCCCACCCTGGACACCGGGGCGGATGACAAGGATCAGTATAAGGCCTACGGCAAGACATTCCGCAAGATGATCGTCGAGTGCTTGCAGAAGGAGCCCTCCAAGAGGCCCACGGCGAGTGAGCTGCTGAAGCACGCCTTCTTCAAGAAGGCCAAGGACCGCAAGTATCTCACCCAGACGTTGCTCCAATCCGGTCCCAGCATGGAGACGCGGGTGCACAAGGCCGCCAAGAGGCAGCCCGGCGCTTCGGGAAGGTTGCACCGCACCGTCACCGGAGAATGGGTGTGGTCCAGCGAGGAAGAGGATAATGGTGGCTCTGCCGGCGGCTCTGGATCCGGAGGTGGCCGTAAGCAGCCATCGTCCGACTCGGATTCGGAGGACAGGCCGATGAATCGTTTGGAGAGGGCCGATTCCTCCGACAGCGATCGGGATGAGCCTTCGCCGGAGGTGACACACAGTGTTTCCTCGGCAACCGTTACGCCTGGAACCATTCCGGCAGGTGGAGCAGCCCAGGAAATCACAGCTGGTCTGTCCCAGCTCCCCTTACCCAGCGACGCATCCGCCGAGGCGCCTCCTGTCAACCTCGTCCTGCGGATGCGCAACTTGCGGCGGGAACTCCACGACATACGCTTCGAATTCGTCGTGGGCAAGGATTCCGCTGAGGGCATTGCCACGGAACTGGTGGACGCCGGGCTGGTGGATGCTCTGGACACGCAGCCGATGGCGCAGCACCTGGATCAGCTAATCGCCGCCAGTGCCACGATGAAAACAATCACTTTCCAATTGAGCTCCGGCGTGCAGCCGGGCGAGGTGCCCGACGAACGGTCCCTGGTGGGCTATGCGCAGATTTCCATCACGGACTAGTTGGTAGCCCTGGATCCTGGATCATCATCACACCATCAGCACCGCCACCTCCACTTCCACCAACATGAAGCCAGCACTGCACCCCCAAATAAAAGCCAGTCTGATGATACGTAAGGCCAGAAGGAGTCGGGGACGCGGACCGAGATCCGTAGGCCCCTCTGGAGAGCCGTTGCCGTTTGCTGCTTTTAGCATCTAGACTAGAACTAACTGTATATGCTAGTGATAGATCTTAACGCCAGCCGATCGTTTACTTTAGTGAAAGTATCTATATctatacacacacatatatgtTTAGTAGGATGGGTCGAGTTCGGATGGGATCGTAAGCTATAGGTATAGTCTTTAGTTTAAATCCTCAAGGAGCGAATGGGAATTCCCCaagttttaatt
The Drosophila bipectinata strain 14024-0381.07 chromosome 3R, DbipHiC1v2, whole genome shotgun sequence DNA segment above includes these coding regions:
- the LOC108128837 gene encoding serine/threonine-protein kinase OSR1 isoform X1 gives rise to the protein MQLLNLVCLKQKVAHIANSSNNNNKNYKESKESDPKDTGVFGCFSKKEDHQENPAKNNQTSSDPREVFKSGSYKVQQTEQEQQRNLEASPSVYRHHDEEFHPIRKEEELEKTPPISKQPRPRSTQRSQSQPAIAQKPNNQRRPGTCTTSENGTATRSMTSIPANLSSNNVAGAANLAGAAAPPEKQPWPNSKDDYELRDVIGVGATAVVHGAYCIPRNEKCAIKRINLEKWNTSMDELLKEIQAMSSCNHENVVTYHTSFVVREELWLVLRLLEGGSLLDIIKHKMRTANCKQGVFDEATIATVLKEVLKGLEYFHSNGQIHRDIKAGNILIGDDGTIQIADFGVSAWLATGRDLSRQKVRHTFVGTPCWMAPEVMEQDHGYDFKADIWSFGITAIEMATGTAPYHKYPPMKVLMLTLQNDPPTLDTGADDKDQYKAYGKTFRKMIVECLQKEPSKRPTASELLKHAFFKKAKDRKYLTQTLLQSGPSMETRVHKAAKRQPGASGRLHRTVTGEWVWSSEEEDNGGSAGGSGSGGGRKQPSSDSDSEDRPMNRLERADSSDSDRDEPSPEVTHSVSSATVTPGTIPAGGAAQEITAGLSQLPLPSDASAEAPPVNLVLRMRNLRRELHDIRFEFVVGKDSAEGIATELVDAGLVDALDTQPMAQHLDQLIAASATMKTITFQLSSGVQPGEVPDERSLVGYAQISITD
- the LOC108128837 gene encoding serine/threonine-protein kinase OSR1 isoform X2, which encodes MTSIPANLSSNNVAGAANLAGAAAPPEKQPWPNSKDDYELRDVIGVGATAVVHGAYCIPRNEKCAIKRINLEKWNTSMDELLKEIQAMSSCNHENVVTYHTSFVVREELWLVLRLLEGGSLLDIIKHKMRTANCKQGVFDEATIATVLKEVLKGLEYFHSNGQIHRDIKAGNILIGDDGTIQIADFGVSAWLATGRDLSRQKVRHTFVGTPCWMAPEVMEQDHGYDFKADIWSFGITAIEMATGTAPYHKYPPMKVLMLTLQNDPPTLDTGADDKDQYKAYGKTFRKMIVECLQKEPSKRPTASELLKHAFFKKAKDRKYLTQTLLQSGPSMETRVHKAAKRQPGASGRLHRTVTGEWVWSSEEEDNGGSAGGSGSGGGRKQPSSDSDSEDRPMNRLERADSSDSDRDEPSPEVTHSVSSATVTPGTIPAGGAAQEITAGLSQLPLPSDASAEAPPVNLVLRMRNLRRELHDIRFEFVVGKDSAEGIATELVDAGLVDALDTQPMAQHLDQLIAASATMKTITFQLSSGVQPGEVPDERSLVGYAQISITD